CTTCCTGGTGGTCGTTTCCGTCGGCGGTGCGGGGTCGATCCCAGGTGCACTTGCCGCCTGTCTCCTGCTCGGCGGCATCGATACGACAGGGCGCTATCTGATGCCGGAATTCGGAGAGTTCTTCTTCTATCTCGCCGTCATCGCCATAGTCTGCGTGTTTCCGCGCGGCCTTGCCGGGAGGATGAAGTAGGTGACCATGGCAACGATGAACGAAGCAGCCACGGCACTTTCTGCGGGCAGGCGGGGGTTCGGCCGCGATCTTGCCGGCCTCGCCGTGATCCTCGTGCTGGCCGCCATCGGCTACCTCCTCTTTCCGAACAATCTCGCGCTGCTCACCCGCATCACCGCGATCGCGCTGCTGGTCCTCTCGCTCGATCTCGTCACCGGCTATTGCGGCGTCGCGACCCTCGGCCATGCCGCTCTGTTCGGCAGCGGCGCCTATGCCGCCGGGATCGCGGCCGTGCATTTCGGCATTACCGATCCGCTCCTCATGGTCGCCGCCGGTATCCTCGGCGGTGCGGTGGCGGGGCTCGCCTGCGGGGTCGTGATCCTTCGGGCGCACGGTCTCCCGCAGCTCGTGCTCTCGATCGCGCTCATCCATCTCTTCCATGAATTCGCCAACAAGGCCTCGTCCTGGACGGGGGGAAGCGACGGACTGGCCGGCATCGCGCCCGATCCGCTCATCGGTCTCTTCGCCTTCGACCTCTGGGGCCGCACGGCCTATGTCTTCGGCGTCGTGCTGCTCGCAATCGTCTTCGTGCTCCTGCGCCTCGTCGTGCGCTCGCCCTTCGGCATGCTCTGCCGCGGCATCAAGGAGGACTCGATCCGCATTCGGGCGATGGGCGCGTCGCCGACGATCGCCATCCTCAAGATGTATGTGATTTCCGGCGCCGTCGCCGGCGTCGGCGGGGCGCTCAACGCCGTCTCGACCCAGGTCGTCGGTCTCGACAGCCTCTCCTTCACGCTCTCGGCCGAAGGCCTGGTCATGCTCGTGCTCGGCGGTACCGGCTCGCTCTTCGGGGCGCTTACCGGCACGATCGTCTTCATGTTCTTCGAAGACCTCGTCTCGGCGGCCAACCCGTTCCATTGGCTGACCATGGTCGGGGCCCTGTTGATCGCGGTCGTGCTCTTTGCGCCGAAAGGGCTTTACGGCACGGTCGCAGAAATCCTCGCGCGGCGAAGGGAGGCGGGCCGATGAGCGCCATATTCGAAGCCAGAAATCTCAAGCGCTCCTTCGGCGGTCTCGCCGTCACCAACGATGTCAGCCTTTCCATGGCGCCGGGCGACCGCGTCGCCCTGATCGGCCCCAACGGTGCCGGCAAGACGACCTTCGTCAATCTCGTCACCGGTAATCTGAAGCCGGATGCCGGAGAGGTGCGGATCGGCGGCGAAACCGTCACCCATATCGGCGCGATCGGCCGCGTCCGCCGCGGCCTCGTGCGTTCGTTCCAGGTGACGCGCCTTTTCCAGGACATGACGCCCGCCGAGCACGTGGCGCTCGCGATCCTGCAGCGCGACGGCCGGGCGGGCCGCATGTTCGGCAATTTCCTGGCGATGCCCGGGGTGATGGCAGAGGCCGGTAGCCTGCTTGGCAAGCTTGGCCTGCGCGATCTGGCGCACCGGCCGGTGCGCCAGATCGCCTACGGCCAACAGCGGCTGCTGGAGATCGCGGTGGCGCTGGCGCTCAAACCTAAGGTGCTGCTGCTCGACGAGCCGGCAGCCGGCGTGCCGCAGAGCGACACGGGCCGCATCGAGCAGGCGCTCGCCGAGCTTCCCGATGACCTTGCCGTCCTGATGATCGAGCACGACATGGATCTCGTCTTTCGCTTCGCCAAGCGCGTGATCGTGCTTGCTGCCGGCATGGTCATCTTCGACGGCTCTCCAGCCGACGTCACCAAAGATCCGCGTGTGCGCGAAGCCTATCTCGGGAGCTATGCCGATGCCGGCAGCGCCGCTTGAGGTCGACAATCTCTCCGCCGGCTATGGGCCGACGCGGGTGCTGGAGGGGATTTCCTTTTCGGTGCCTGCCGGCGCGCGGCTTGCGGTTCTCGGCCGCAACGGCATGGGCAAGACGACGCTGCTCGCTACGCTCGCCGGCCAGACGCGCCGTTACAACGGACGCATCCGTATCGGCGAGGCCGACGTCACCACGCTGCCGAGCGCATCACGCGCGTTGAAAGGCCTCGGCTTCGTGCCGCAGGCGCGCTGCGTCTTCCCGTCGCTGACGGTTGAGGAAAATCTCTTCGTCGGTCTCAAGGGCCGGCCGAAGACGGCGCTGAGCGAGGCCTATGAGATGTTCCCGCGCCTCTACGAGCGGCGCCGAAACCTCGGCTTGCAGCTTTCCGGCGGCGAGCAGCAGATGTTGTCAACCGCCCGCTCGATCCTCGGCCGCCCCTCGGTCCTGCTGCTCGACGAGCCGCTCGAAGGACTGGCGCCGGTCATCTGCGAGGAACTGATGAAGGCTTTCGCCGAGCTCGCGAAGACCGGCGACATGACCATCCTGCTGGTGGAGCAGCGCATCCAGAGCGCCCTCGATTTCGCCGACCGGGTGATCATCCTGGAGCGCGGCAGGCTCGCCTGGAGCGGAACGCCGGAGGCGCTGGCGAAGGAGCAGGCCACGGTCGAGCGGCTGCTGGGGGTCGGCGGCTTGCATTGAGCGCCAAGCCCGTGATTTGCCCCTTATCCGCTATTTCAGCAGCCGTTCCCGCTCGCGCTCGTAATAGCGCGCGAGCGACGGCAGCGCCGCCTTGAGTTCATCGAACAAACCGTCATCGGCAGCGATCTCGCCGCTGTATTTCCCGGCGAGGTAGGCGCGGTGGCGTGCGAGCGTCGGTTCCGAAGCCCCGTCGACCAAGGTGAAGACGGGGGAGACCGTGCTGCGTCCCTTGACGGTGATGCGGTCGAGCTCGGCAACCGCAAATTTCAGGGAGGCGAGTGTTGCAGTACGCTCGCCGAGGAGCAGCGGCACACCGTAGTCCTTGGAGGCACCTTCGAGGCGGGAGGCGAGATTGACGGCATCGCCCAGCGCCGAATAATCGAAGCGGCGGGCCGAGCCCATATTGCCGACGACGCATTCGCCCGTGTTGATGCCGATGCCGATCCTCAGCGCCTTCGGCGGACGCCCCGCCGCTTTCGCCTCGGCTTCCAGCTCTGCGTTGAGACCGCCGAGGGCGGCAAGCATGTCGCGCGCCGCCTGAACCGCATGGACGGCATGGTCCGGATCGTCGAGTGGAGCGTTCCAGAAGGCCATCAGGCAGTCGCCGATATATTTGTCGATCGTGCCGCGTCGGTTGAGCACCGCCTCCGAAAGAGGGGTCAGGAGCCGGTTGATGAGTGTCGTCAGTCCCTCCGGATCGTCCTTCATGTCCTCCGATATGGTGGTGAAGCCGCGAACGTCGCAGAAGAGAACGGTGAGTGTCCGCCTTTCGCCGCCAAGCTTCAGCTGGGATGGGTCGCTTGCCAGCCGCTCGACGAGGGCCGGCGAGAGATACCGCGCGAAGGCACGGGTGATTTCCCGCCGCCGCCGCCGTTCGTCCGCGTAGTCGAGGCCCGCCTGCCCTACCGCCACGGCGAGAAAGGCAAGTGCCGGGGCGAGGGGCGAGACGAACGCATGGCCGAGGCGCATCAGGCCGTAGCTTGCAAGAAAGATCAGAGTAAGGGCGAGGGCGCCGTAACCGAGCGTCTTCCAGCTCGTCGACCTGAGAACGGCAAGGGCTGCGGCCAGGCTGGCGAGGATGATCGCCGCGATGGCAATGCCCGCGCCCGCCTGCCTGACGAACAGCCGGTGCACGAGATTGTCGTAAATGGTCGCCTGGATTTCGGCACCGGCGACGCGGCCGCGTGAGAAGACCGTGTCGGAGGTGGGGAAGGCATCGACGCCACCGCCCGCGATGGTGGGCGCGTTCTGCAGGCTCAGGCCCACGATGACGACCCTGTCGCGGAAGGTGCCCTCCGGCAGGAAATTCTCAGGGTCGAGCGCCTGATAATAGGAAACGGTCGGATAGGTCCGGGCCGGGCCGAAGGTCTGCATCAGCGCCTTTCTCGGCGGCACCGCCGGGTCGGCGCCGGCGACGGTCGCGAGCATTGCGGCGAAACCGTCCGGATA
The genomic region above belongs to Sinorhizobium meliloti and contains:
- a CDS encoding ABC transporter ATP-binding protein, producing the protein MSAIFEARNLKRSFGGLAVTNDVSLSMAPGDRVALIGPNGAGKTTFVNLVTGNLKPDAGEVRIGGETVTHIGAIGRVRRGLVRSFQVTRLFQDMTPAEHVALAILQRDGRAGRMFGNFLAMPGVMAEAGSLLGKLGLRDLAHRPVRQIAYGQQRLLEIAVALALKPKVLLLDEPAAGVPQSDTGRIEQALAELPDDLAVLMIEHDMDLVFRFAKRVIVLAAGMVIFDGSPADVTKDPRVREAYLGSYADAGSAA
- a CDS encoding adenylate/guanylate cyclase domain-containing protein, producing MSDSRELRLSSRRIKLAALTTVVAALVSAVSLTGTWSLVDLRAYDYLSIVGRPSLPEDGPVIVAIDEPSMAEIGSQWPWPRALHARLIEALRAGGARAIGLDVIFAEPAAAPENDQALAEVLGPDVVLAGDETLIRTPQAEQFVRTEPLPAFLARGAKVGIASVGLSGDGALRQIPAYPDGFAAMLATVAGADPAVPPRKALMQTFGPARTYPTVSYYQALDPENFLPEGTFRDRVVIVGLSLQNAPTIAGGGVDAFPTSDTVFSRGRVAGAEIQATIYDNLVHRLFVRQAGAGIAIAAIILASLAAALAVLRSTSWKTLGYGALALTLIFLASYGLMRLGHAFVSPLAPALAFLAVAVGQAGLDYADERRRRREITRAFARYLSPALVERLASDPSQLKLGGERRTLTVLFCDVRGFTTISEDMKDDPEGLTTLINRLLTPLSEAVLNRRGTIDKYIGDCLMAFWNAPLDDPDHAVHAVQAARDMLAALGGLNAELEAEAKAAGRPPKALRIGIGINTGECVVGNMGSARRFDYSALGDAVNLASRLEGASKDYGVPLLLGERTATLASLKFAVAELDRITVKGRSTVSPVFTLVDGASEPTLARHRAYLAGKYSGEIAADDGLFDELKAALPSLARYYERERERLLK
- a CDS encoding ABC transporter ATP-binding protein, encoding MPAAPLEVDNLSAGYGPTRVLEGISFSVPAGARLAVLGRNGMGKTTLLATLAGQTRRYNGRIRIGEADVTTLPSASRALKGLGFVPQARCVFPSLTVEENLFVGLKGRPKTALSEAYEMFPRLYERRRNLGLQLSGGEQQMLSTARSILGRPSVLLLDEPLEGLAPVICEELMKAFAELAKTGDMTILLVEQRIQSALDFADRVIILERGRLAWSGTPEALAKEQATVERLLGVGGLH
- a CDS encoding branched-chain amino acid ABC transporter permease, with translation MATMNEAATALSAGRRGFGRDLAGLAVILVLAAIGYLLFPNNLALLTRITAIALLVLSLDLVTGYCGVATLGHAALFGSGAYAAGIAAVHFGITDPLLMVAAGILGGAVAGLACGVVILRAHGLPQLVLSIALIHLFHEFANKASSWTGGSDGLAGIAPDPLIGLFAFDLWGRTAYVFGVVLLAIVFVLLRLVVRSPFGMLCRGIKEDSIRIRAMGASPTIAILKMYVISGAVAGVGGALNAVSTQVVGLDSLSFTLSAEGLVMLVLGGTGSLFGALTGTIVFMFFEDLVSAANPFHWLTMVGALLIAVVLFAPKGLYGTVAEILARRREAGR